CTCTTGGATGTTCCCCAGGACCCTCAGGTGTCCCCGGTAAATGTCCCCAAGGACCCTCAGGTGTCACCCAAGACCCCCAGGCGTCCCTGGAGATGTCCCCAGGTCCCTtaggtgtcccccaggtgttCTCCAGGACCCCAACACGTGGATGACCCCAAAGGACCCTCAGGGGTGCTCCAGCGATGTCCCCAGTGACCTTCAGGTGTCCCCCAAgacccccagtgtcccccgaGGCCTCGGACTGTCCCCCAGGACCGTGCAGCTGTCCCCCACACGTTCTCCAGGTGGCCCCAAGGAGGACTCGTTTGCCCTGGGGGCACTTTGGTGTCCCTGGGGAACTTTGGTGGCTTTGGGAAggtttggtgtccccatggtgggtttggtgtccccagtcccGGTTTGGTGTCCCTAAGGCCGTTTGGTGTCCCcgtcccagtttggtgtccccaatcCCGTTTGTTGgtgtcccagtcccagtttgCTGCAGTTGGTTTGGTGTCCCCaagtcccagtttggtgtccccagtcccagtttggtgtccccagtcccagtttggtgtcccctgtcccagtttggtgtccccaatcccagtttggtgtccccagtcccagtttggtgtcctAAGTCCCAGTGGgttgtgtccccatcccatttGGTGTCCCtatcccagtttggtgtccccaagctgtgtttggtgtccccatcccatttGGTTTGGTGTCCCAGTCCCATTTGGTTTtctgtcccagtttggtgtccccaatcccagtttggtgtcccctatcccagtttggtgtccccaatcccagtttggtgtccctgtcccagtttggtgtcccagtttggtgtccccaatccatttggtgtcccctgtcccagtttggtgtcccctatcccagtttggtgtcctaatcccagtttggtgtcccctatcccagtttggtgtcactaatcccagtttggtgtccccaagtcccagtttggtgtccacctgtcccagtttggtgtccccaatcccagtttggtgtcccagtttggtgtccccagtcccagtttggtgtccccaatcccagtttggtgtccctgtcccagtttggtgtccccagtcccagtttggtgtccccagtcccagtttggtgtcccctgtcccagtttggtgtcccctgtcccagtttggtgtccccaatcccagtttggtgtcccagtcccagtttggtgtcccctgtcccagtttggtgtccccagtcccagtttggtgtccccaatcccagtttggtgtccccatcccagtttggtgtcccctgtcccccaatcccagtttggtgctcccagtcccagtttggtgtccccagtcccagtttggtgtccccaatcccagtttggtgtccccagtcccagtttggtgtccccaagtcccagtttggtgtccctgtcccagtttggtgtttggtgtccccaacccagtttggtgtcccgtcccagtttggtgtccccaatcccagtttggtgttcccatcccagtttggtgtccccagtcccagtttggtgtcccctgtcccagtttgTGTGTCGGtatcccagtttggtgtcccctgtcccagtttggtgtcccctgtcccagtttggtgtcccctgtcccagtttggtgtggtgtccccacagtgtcccagtttggtgtcacccgtcccagtttggtgtccccagtcccagtttggtgtccccagtcccagtttggtgtccccagtcccagtttggtgtccccaatcccagtttggtgtccccagtcccagtttggtgtcccccagtcccagtttggtgtccccacccagtttggtgtccccaatccccgtttggtgtccccagtcccagtttggtgtccccaatcccagtttggtgtcacctgtcccagtttggtgtccccagtcccagtttggtgtccccaatcccagtttggtgtccccagtcccagtttggtgtcccctgtcccagtttggtgtcccctgtcccagtttggtgtccccaatcccagtttggtgtcacctgtcccagtttggtgtccccaatcccagtttGTGTGTCCCATTGTGTCCCcgtcccagtttggtgtcccagtcccagtttggtgtccccagtcccagtttggtgtccccaagtcccagtttggtgtccccaagtcccagtttggtgtcccctgtcccagtttggtgtccccagtcccagtttggtgtccccaatcccagtttggtgtcccctgtcccagtttggtgtcccagtttggtgtccccagtcccagtttgttcgtcccagtttggtgtccctgtcccagtgtcccagtttggtgtcccctgtcccagtttggtgtccccagtcccagtttggtgtccccaatcccagtttggtgtcccctgtcccagtttggtgtcccctgtcccagtttggtgtccccatcccagtttggtgtcccctgtcccagtttggtgtccccaatcccagtttggtgtcccctgtcccagtttggtgtcccctgtcccagtttggtgtccccaatcccagtttggtgtcccctgtcccagtttggtgtcccctatcccagtttggtgtccccagtcccagttttggtgtccccagtcccagtttggtgtcccagtcccagtttggtgtccccaatcccagtttggtgtcacctgtcccagtttggtgtccccaatcccagtttggtgtcccctgtcccagtttggtgtctCCCAGTTTGCTGTCttggtgtccccatcccagtttgtcccagtttggtgtccccagtcccagtttggtgtccccagtcccagtttggtgtccccaatcccagtttggtgtcccctgtcccagtttggtgtcccctgtcccagtttggtgtccccagtcccagtttggtgtccccaatcccagtttggtgtccccaatcccagtttggtgtccccagtcccagtttggtgtccccagtcccagtttggtgtcccagtttggtgtccccaatcccagtttggtgtcTCCCcgtcccagtttggtgtcccagtttggtgtcccatgtttggtgtccccagtcccagtttggtgtccccaatcccagtttggtgtccccagtcccagtttggtgtccccaatcccagtttggtgtcccctgtcccagtttggtgtccccaatcccagtttggtgtcacctatcccagtttggtgtccccaatcccagtttggtgtcccagtcccagtttggtgtccccagtcccagtttggtgtcccagtcccagtttggtgtcccctgtcccagtttggtgtccccaatcccagtttggtgtccccagtcccagtttggtgtcccctgtcccagtttggtgtcccctgtcccagtttggtgtcccctgtcccagtttggtgtcccctgtcccagtttggtgtccccagtcccagtttggtgtccccagtcccagtttggtgtccccaatcccagtttggtgtcccctgtcccagtttggtgtccccaatcccagtttggtgtcccctgtcccagtttgTGTACTcgtcccagtttggtgtccccaatcccagtttggtgtcccctgtcccagtttggtgtcacctgtcccagtttggtgtcccaatcccagtttggtgtccccagtcccagtttggtgtccccaagtcccagtttggtgtcccctgtcccagtttggtgtccccaatcccagtttggtgtccccagtcccagtttggtgtcccccgtcccagtttggtgtccccagtcccagtttggtgtcccctgtcccagtttTGTGGTcatcccagtttggtgtccccagtcccagtttggtgtcccccaatcccagtttggtgtcccctgtcccagtttggtgtcccctgtcccagtttggtgtccccagtcccagtttggtgtccccagtcccagtttggtgtcccctgtcccagtttggtgtccccagtcccagtttggtgtcacctgtcccagtttggtgtcccctgtcccagtttggtgtccccaagtcccagtttggtgtcccctatcccagtttggtgtccccaatcccagtttggtgtccccagtcccagtttggtgtccccaatcccagtttggtgtcccgtgtcccagtttggtgtcccaatcccagtttggtgtcaccagtgccaggtgtgcccaggtgtgccaggtgtaCCTTTTGCCCGATGGCAGACACCAGGTAGCcgtggcagtggcacaggtgtgtgcccaggtgtgcccaggtgtgcccaggtgtgccaggtgtaCCTTTTGCCCGATGGCAGACACCAGGTAGCcgtggcagtggcacaggtgtgtgcccaggtgtgcgcccaggtgtacccaggtgtgcccaggtgtgcccaggtgtgcccaggtgtacctTTTGCCCGATGGCAGACACCAGGTAGCcgtggcagtggcacaggtgtgtgcccaggtgtgcccaggtgtgcccaggtgtacctTTTGCCCGATGGCAGACACCAGGTAGCcgtggcagtggcacaggtgtgtgcccaggtgtgtgctcaggtgtgccaggtgtaCCTTTTGCCCGATGGCAGACACCAGGTAGCcgtggcagtggcacaggtgtgtgcccaggtgtgcccaggtgtgcccaggtgtgtgcccaggtgtgccaggtgtaCCTTTTGCCCGATGGCAGACACCAGGTAGCcgtggcagtggcacaggtgtgtgcccaggtgtgcccaggtgtacctTTTGCCCGATGGCAGACACCAAGTAGCcgtggcagtggcacaggtgtgtgcccaggtgtgcccaggtgtacctTTTGCCCGATGGCAGACACCAGGTAGCcgtggcagtggcacaggtgtgcccaggtgtgccaggtgtaCCTTTTGCCCGATGGCAGACACCAGGTAGCcgtggcagtggcacaggtgtgtgcccaggtgtgcccaggtgtgtgcccaggtgtgcccaggtgtacctTTTGCCCGATGGCAGACACCAGGTAGCcgtggcagtggcacaggtgtgtgcccaggtgtgcccaggtgtgcccaggtgtacctTTTGCCCGATGGCAGACACCAGGTAGCcgtggcagtggcacaggtgtgtgcccaggtgtgcccaggtgtgtgcccaggtgtgcccaggtgtgcccaggtgtgcccaggtgtacctTTTGCCCAATGGCAGACACCAGGTAGCcgtggcagtggcacaggtgcgtgcccaggtgtgtgcccaggtgtgcccaggtgtgtgcccaggtgtgcccaggtgtgcccaggtgtgcccaggtgtacctTTTGCCCGATGGCAGACACCAGGTAGCcgtggcagtggcacaggtgtgtgcccaggtgtgccaggtgtgcccaggtgtgccaggtgtaCCTTTTGCCCGATGGCAGACACCAGGTAGCcgtggcagtggcacaggtgtgtgcccaggtgtgcccaggtgtgcccaggtgtgccaggtgtaCCTTTTGCCCGATGGCAGACACCAGGTAGCcgtggcagtggcacaggtgtgtgcccaggtgtgcgcccaggtgtacccaggtgtgcccaggtgtgcccaggtgtgcccaggtgtacctTTTGCCCGATGGCAGACACCAGGTAGCcgtggcagtggcacaggtgtgtgcccaggtgtgcccaggtgtgcccaggtgtacctTTTGCCCGATGGCAGACACCAGGTAGCcgtggcagtggcacaggtgtgtgcccaggtgtgtgctcaggtgtgccaggtgtaCCTTTTGCCCGATGGCAGACACCAGGTAGCcgtggcagtggcacaggtgtgtgcccaggtgtgcccaggtgtgcccaggtgtgtgcccaggtgtgccaggtgtaCCTTTTGCCCGATGGCAGACACCAGGTAGCcgtggcagtggcacaggtgtgtgcccaggtgtgcccaggtgtacctTTTGCCCGATGGCAGACACCAGGTAGCcgtggcagtggcacaggtgtgtgcccaggtgtgcccaggtgtacctTTTGGCCGATGGCAGACACCAGGTAGCCGTGGCAGTGGCACAGCGCCGTCACGGGtcccttctgctccttctcGTAGAGCACCTTGAACTTGTTCTTGGTCAGCGGCTGCCCCGGCTCCGGCACCACCTCGATCACGTCCAGGATCAGGATCTGCCAGGTGAGACAGGTGGGACatggacaggtgggacagggacaggtgagacatggacaggtgggacatggacaggtgagattgGACAGGTGAGgcatggacaggtgagatatgcACAGGtgggacatggacaggtgagacacggaCAGGTGAGgcatggacaggtgagatatgcACAGGtgggacatggacaggtgagacacggacaggtgagggatggacaggtgagatatggacaggtgagacatggacaggtgagatgggacaggtgggacatggacaggtgggacagggacaggtgagacatggagAGAAACCCCCAGCACCACCTCAATCAGGTCCAGGATCAGGATCTGGGGACAGGTGTGTCCTGGAGAGCCCAGGTGAGTCCTGGGACGTCCTCCAGGTGTGTCCTGCACCACGCAGGtaccccccaggtgtcccccaggtgtgccaaggTGTGCCAtacccagccctggcaggtgacctcctctccctgcatcaggcaggtgtgccccaggtgtgcccaggtgccctccaggtgtgctcaggtgtgccccaggtgtgcccaggtgcgccccaggtgtgcccaggtgtgcccaggtgtgatcccaggtgtgcccaggtgtgcccaggtgtgccccagatgtgatcccaggtgtgcccaggtgtgcccagccgtgcccaggtgtgtcccaggtgtgcccaggtgtgcccaggtacgTACCCGGCCCCGGCAGGTGACCTCCTCGCCCTGCATCAGGCAGGTGCCCACGGCCACGTAGCCCTTGAGGCCCGACACCGTCTCCTCGGAGCGCATCGACACCGTCTTCATGCAGGTGACGTGCTCCCACTCCTCCAGGGCGATCCCCGCGCGGACCCATGGGCAGTGAGGTGGGAATATGGAAAcgtgggacaggtgaggtgcagtgggcacaggtgggacaggtggaccaggtgagacaggtgggacaggtgggaccaggtgggacaggtgggaccAGGTGAGACCAGGTgaggacaggtgggacaggtgggacaggtgggaccAGGTGAGACCAGGTGGGaccaggtgggacaggtgggacaggtgggaccAGGTGGGaccaggtgggacaggtgggacaggtgggacaggtgggcacaggtgggaccaggtgggcacaggtgggacaggtgagaccaggtgagcacaggtgggacaggtgggacaggtgggaccAGGTGGGaccaggtgggcacaggtgggacCAGGTGGGACCAGGTGGgagcaggtgggacaggtgagcacaggtgggACCAGGTGGGACCAGGTGAGACCAAGTGGGACCAGGTGAggacaggtgggcacaggtgagctcaggggggtttggggtggatcaGGTGATGCCTCAAGgacacaaaccccacacaggTGATGGGTTCTGACCCCTCCAGGGCCATCCTGGGGCTCCAGGTGAGACcaggggggcacaggtgggctCGGcggggttgggatttggggttcctgatgggattttggggttcctcaggggattttgggggttcctgatgggatttggggttcctgaggggattttggggttcccaggggtattgaggggatttttggggtttctgatgggatttttggggttcccaggggtatttaggggatttttggggtcgcACCTGGTGTTGGGGATGGGGTCACTGcgggggtttgggatttggggttcccagtgACATTTTTGGGTTCCTGAAAGAAGTTTGAGGTgttcctgaggggatttttggggttcctgagggaattttggggtgtcgAGGATGGGGTCGCTGCAGGAGTTTGGGATTCGGGGTTCGCagtgggatttgtggggttcctgatggggtttttagggttcccaaggatattttggggtttcatGGGGACATTTCGCGGTTCctgaagggatttttggggtcccacctggTGTTGGG
This genomic window from Camarhynchus parvulus unplaced genomic scaffold, STF_HiC, whole genome shotgun sequence contains:
- the LOC115917013 gene encoding cleavage and polyadenylation specificity factor subunit 1-like; this translates as GELRISVLPAYLSYDAPWPVRKIPLRCTAHYVAYHVESKVYAVATSSPHPCTRIPRMTGEEKEFESIERDERYVPPQQEAFSIQLISPVSWEAIPNTRIALEEWEHVTCMKTVSMRSEETVSGLKGYVAVGTCLMQGEEVTCRGRILILDVIEVVPEPGQPLTKNKFKVLYEKEQKGPVTALCHCHGYLVSAIGQKVHLGTPGHTPVPLPRLPGVCHRAKGTPGHTWAHTCATATATWCLPSGKRYTWHTWDAKPLEVYSVDFMVDGSQLGFL